In Bernardetia litoralis DSM 6794, the genomic window TTAGTTTTGTGATTTTGATTCGTATTTTTTTTCATTTTATACTAAATAGATGCAAGAAGTTAGCAAAAGGCACAAATCATTTTTAATTTTTTGTAGAATTTTTCTAAAATTTAGTCAAAAAAAATTATAAAATAAGATTTCAAAGGTTTTAAAGTTGAATTTATAGCGTTTTTACAAGAAAAATTAAGACCTTTGTTTTTTTAGTTTTAACTATTGCTCGTGAAACATGAGCAATGACAGAATAAAATAAAATAAAAAACTACCGTTGCTCGTGTCCCACGAGTGACATATTTAATATAAAAATATGTTCAAAACAACCGAAATAACAGCTTATACCATTCCTAGCGATAACGTAATTCATCAGCGTTTGCTTTTTGCTTATTACCAAACTGTCAAACATGTAAGTGGAAGTATTTTGGAAACGGGTTGTGGCGTGGGAAAAGGTGCAGAACTTTTCAAACCTCATTGTACGCATTATACGGCTCTTGACAAAAACCAAGAACTTATTGACCATTTACAAAAACAGCATCCAGAATTTACTTTTCTGAATCAACATATTCCTCCGTTTGCTAATCAAGCAGATGAGAGTTTTGATACTGTGGTTACGCAGCAAGTCATTGAGCATATTGAAGATGATAATTTTTACCTCAAAGAAATTCAGCGAGTTTTGAAAAAAGGTGGAAAAATGATTCTTACAACGCCAAATATAAAGCTCTCACTTACTCGCAATCCGTGGCACACAAGAGAATATACAGCAAAAGAATTAGAAACACTTTTAAAGAAATATTTTTCAAAAGTAGATGTAAAAGGAATTACAGGAAATGAAAAAATTTGGGAATATTACAACCAAAATAAAGCATCGGTTGCCAAATATAAAAAACTAGACATTTTTAATTTAGAACAAAACTTGCCTAGACAAATTCTTCAAATTCCGTATGATATTTTGAATAGAATGAATCGTAAAAAATTGCAAGAACAGGATAATTCTTTAGTCGGTTCGGTTACAATGGACGATTATTTTATCTCTGATGATGCTGATAAATGCTTTGATTTCTTTGCTGTGGTGGAGAAATAAATTTTTCTATAAACCTATTTCAATTTTATGATTGGAATAGGTTTTTTTTAATATTTCAATTTTCTAAAATCTATAATTTTCTTTGAATATGGGACTTAATCTACACTATTGGACAGATAATGATGATTTGCAGGAAACAGAAGAACAGCATGAACTTCATTACTTAACTAGAACATTCGCTGATTTTATGTTTAGAAAAAATGTAATAATGAATGAGGAAGAAGCCGAATTAGACCAAATTGGAAAAATTACAGATATTGATATTTCTCTTATTTACCAAATGTTAGGATACCCACAAGAGATACAGATAGAACACGAGTTAGAACTTGCCCAAGATGAAGAAGCAGAACAAAAAATACTAGATAATGCTGAAAAAATAAAAATTGAAATAGAAAATAACTTAGACAAAGTTCTATCTACAATAAATTCTTTGATAGAAAAACTCTCAAAACTTGAGAACTTAAATAAACTTTTACTGCCAACAGATTATGATACTCTTAATTCAGAGTATTATTTTTCTGATTTTAACATAGATAAAAATAATTTTGGACAAGATTTAAGAAACTTCAAACGTTTTTTAGAGTTTGCAAAAGAAAATGGAGCGAAGACAGTTTGGTTTATGTTTTGTTGATTTCTCGCAAAGGCAATAACTGTTTCAAGCGTCGACGCTTGAAACAGTTACTGCTTAAAAATTTGGGGTTAAAGTAAGAAATC contains:
- a CDS encoding class I SAM-dependent methyltransferase; amino-acid sequence: MFKTTEITAYTIPSDNVIHQRLLFAYYQTVKHVSGSILETGCGVGKGAELFKPHCTHYTALDKNQELIDHLQKQHPEFTFLNQHIPPFANQADESFDTVVTQQVIEHIEDDNFYLKEIQRVLKKGGKMILTTPNIKLSLTRNPWHTREYTAKELETLLKKYFSKVDVKGITGNEKIWEYYNQNKASVAKYKKLDIFNLEQNLPRQILQIPYDILNRMNRKKLQEQDNSLVGSVTMDDYFISDDADKCFDFFAVVEK